A window of Peptococcaceae bacterium contains these coding sequences:
- the groES gene encoding co-chaperone GroES, with amino-acid sequence MNVKPLADRILVEPLEKDTVSPGGVIIPDTAKEKPQEGKVLAVGPGAVNDKGQRIPMEIKTGDRVIFSTYAGTEIKLDGKKYYIMKESEVLAVLI; translated from the coding sequence ATGAATGTTAAACCACTTGCTGACAGGATTTTAGTTGAGCCCCTGGAAAAAGACACTGTCAGTCCTGGCGGGGTCATTATCCCGGATACGGCAAAGGAAAAACCCCAGGAAGGAAAAGTCCTGGCTGTTGGACCGGGAGCGGTTAACGACAAGGGCCAGCGTATTCCCATGGAGATTAAAACGGGAGATCGTGTAATTTTCTCCACATATGCCGGCACAGAAATCAAGCTGGACGGGAAAAAGTATTATATAATGAAAGAAAGCGAGGTCCTGGCCGTCCTTATTTAA
- the groL gene encoding chaperonin GroEL (60 kDa chaperone family; promotes refolding of misfolded polypeptides especially under stressful conditions; forms two stacked rings of heptamers to form a barrel-shaped 14mer; ends can be capped by GroES; misfolded proteins enter the barrel where they are refolded when GroES binds), whose protein sequence is MAKALIYSEEARRAFEKGVDTLANAVKVTLGPKGRNVVLAKKFGSPTVTNDGVTIAKEIELEDPNENMGAQLVKEVASKTNDVAGDGTTTAVVLAQAIIKEGLKNVAAGANPVFLKKGIETAVNALVDELHRISKPVENRSQISQVATISANDPEIGSIIADAMEKVGREGVITVEEGKTMGINLKVVEGMQFDRGYISPYMVTSTERMEAVLEESYILICDKKISNIRELLPILEEVIREGKPLLIIAEDMEGEALATVVVNKLRGTLKCVAVKAPGFGDRRKAMLADIAVLTGGQVISEEVGYKLENVKLAQLGKARMVKVEKENTTIIDGAGDPDAIKGRIAQIRKEKEETKSDYDREKLEERLAKLSGGVAVLEVGAATETEAKEKKMRVEDALNSTRAAVAEGILPGGGAALLMASKALDSLNLQGDETLGVQIVKRALEEPLRLIASNAGMEGSVVVEKVKGLPGGHGFDAATGEYVNLMEKGIVDPTKVTRSALQNAASIAALLLTTDVMITDIPKKENMPPMPPMDY, encoded by the coding sequence ATGGCGAAAGCTTTGATTTATTCGGAAGAGGCCCGGAGGGCTTTTGAAAAGGGCGTGGACACACTGGCCAATGCCGTGAAAGTTACATTGGGGCCCAAAGGACGTAATGTGGTGCTTGCTAAAAAGTTCGGTTCCCCGACAGTAACAAATGATGGTGTAACCATTGCCAAGGAAATCGAGCTCGAGGATCCCAATGAAAACATGGGAGCCCAGCTGGTGAAAGAAGTAGCCAGCAAGACCAATGACGTTGCCGGCGACGGAACCACCACAGCGGTGGTGCTCGCCCAGGCAATTATTAAGGAAGGACTGAAAAACGTTGCAGCAGGAGCCAACCCGGTTTTTCTTAAAAAAGGAATTGAAACGGCTGTAAACGCTCTTGTGGATGAGCTTCACCGCATAAGCAAACCAGTGGAAAACAGGTCTCAAATTTCCCAGGTAGCCACCATTTCCGCCAATGACCCTGAAATCGGCAGCATTATTGCCGATGCCATGGAAAAAGTGGGCCGCGAAGGGGTCATCACCGTGGAAGAGGGCAAGACCATGGGTATCAATCTGAAAGTTGTGGAAGGAATGCAGTTTGACAGGGGCTATATTTCTCCGTATATGGTGACCAGCACCGAGCGGATGGAAGCTGTCCTGGAAGAATCATACATCCTTATCTGTGATAAAAAGATCAGCAACATCAGGGAGCTCCTGCCAATTTTAGAGGAAGTGATCCGGGAAGGCAAGCCGCTTTTGATTATTGCCGAAGACATGGAAGGAGAAGCCCTGGCCACAGTTGTCGTGAACAAGCTGCGCGGCACCTTAAAGTGCGTCGCGGTGAAAGCTCCGGGTTTCGGTGACCGCCGCAAAGCCATGCTTGCCGATATTGCCGTTCTCACCGGCGGGCAGGTGATTTCCGAAGAAGTTGGCTACAAGCTGGAGAACGTGAAACTGGCTCAACTCGGCAAGGCCAGGATGGTCAAAGTAGAGAAGGAAAACACCACAATCATCGACGGAGCTGGCGATCCGGATGCTATCAAAGGAAGGATAGCCCAAATCCGCAAAGAAAAAGAAGAGACAAAATCCGACTATGACCGCGAGAAGCTGGAAGAACGACTGGCTAAATTGTCGGGCGGAGTCGCTGTGCTGGAAGTTGGGGCTGCCACTGAAACTGAAGCCAAAGAGAAAAAAATGCGCGTGGAGGATGCACTTAACTCCACCCGCGCGGCCGTAGCTGAAGGTATCTTGCCGGGCGGCGGCGCTGCTCTGTTAATGGCTTCCAAAGCACTTGACAGCCTTAATCTGCAGGGGGACGAGACCCTGGGCGTCCAGATCGTAAAGAGGGCCCTGGAGGAACCTTTGCGTCTAATCGCTTCCAATGCCGGGATGGAAGGCTCAGTGGTGGTGGAGAAGGTGAAAGGCCTTCCCGGTGGACATGGTTTCGATGCCGCTACCGGCGAATATGTTAACTTGATGGAAAAGGGTATTGTGGACCCGACCAAAGTTACCCGCAGCGCGCTGCAAAACGCAGCAAGCATCGCGGCTTTACTCCTGACCACCGATGTCATGATCACGGATATACCCAAAAAAGAAAACATGCCGCCTATGCCGCCCATGGATTATTAA
- a CDS encoding HD domain-containing protein: protein MLSRNMQEQLLRNFLQEIMKKCDSGTWEHSIRVGKLCELIALELGFKKPEVSYVALSGLLHDVGKVFMPEMINYPGKLAEKERYMICYHPQLGTRFININWSDLPAQVFEGISLHHERLNGSGYPYNLKGDEISIPARIVAVADVFDAMSTQRPYRPPLKMQDIIKELYRPGYDHEVVLALMRILRRQSRL, encoded by the coding sequence ATGCTGAGCCGAAATATGCAGGAGCAGTTATTAAGGAATTTTCTGCAGGAAATAATGAAAAAGTGCGACTCCGGCACTTGGGAACACAGCATTCGAGTCGGAAAACTGTGCGAGCTCATTGCCCTAGAACTGGGTTTTAAAAAACCGGAGGTTTCTTATGTTGCTTTATCCGGCCTGCTGCACGACGTCGGAAAGGTGTTCATGCCGGAGATGATTAATTATCCGGGAAAACTTGCCGAAAAGGAACGTTATATGATTTGTTACCATCCCCAGCTGGGAACAAGGTTTATTAATATTAACTGGTCTGATCTGCCTGCACAGGTTTTCGAAGGGATCAGCCTCCACCACGAGAGGCTCAACGGTTCGGGGTACCCATATAACTTGAAGGGTGACGAGATATCTATCCCTGCCAGGATTGTGGCTGTTGCCGACGTGTTTGACGCCATGAGCACGCAGCGTCCTTATCGTCCTCCCTTGAAAATGCAGGATATTATCAAGGAACTGTACAGGCCTGGTTACGACCATGAGGTTGTTTTGGCTCTCATGAGGATACTTCGCAGGCAGTCCAGGCTGTAA
- a CDS encoding ATPase: protein MRKGRVRRAFPGNNTSEGFFSFFEHIIGPEAKRVFIIKGGPGTGKSTFMKNTGLDLVDRGYDVEFFYCSSDNDSLDAIAVPAVGAAIIDGTAPHRVVSTQETVDKPSR from the coding sequence TTGAGAAAAGGCAGGGTCAGAAGGGCATTCCCCGGCAACAACACATCGGAGGGGTTTTTTTCATTTTTTGAACACATTATAGGACCGGAAGCAAAAAGAGTGTTCATTATTAAAGGAGGTCCGGGAACAGGGAAGTCCACGTTTATGAAAAATACCGGCTTGGACTTGGTGGACAGGGGCTATGATGTGGAGTTCTTTTATTGCTCCTCAGATAATGATTCACTGGACGCCATTGCGGTGCCAGCCGTAGGTGCGGCAATTATCGATGGGACGGCGCCGCACAGGGTCGTGTCTACCCAAGAAACAGTGGACAAGCCTTCGAGGTAG
- the pckA gene encoding phosphoenolpyruvate carboxykinase (ATP): protein MSVEKLIRIKDRVNFNLPVPRLIELSLACKEGKLTDTGALSVNTGKYTGRSPGDKFFVEEPTSISEINWGPVNQPLPEHCFRKLYQDVVSYLENKELFVFDGFAGSDPRCRLRIRVINELAWQNLFIRQLLIRPSASEQASFRADYHIICAPGFKTDPAVHGTNSEAVICFNLQEKIIIIAATSYAGEIKKSVFTLINYILPKMNILSMHCSANIGNNEDVALFFGLSGTGKTSLSADPGRRLIGDDEHAWSRHGIFNIEGGCYAKCIGLNAADEPQIWNAIRFGTVLENVVVDETSRTADYSSRVITENTRAGYPIEYIPDPVIPGIAGHPQTIFFLTADAFGILPPIARLNREQAMYHFLSGYTSKLAGTERGIEEPQATFSECFGAPFLPLSPVVYANLLGKKLAEHKTRVFLVNTGWTGGPYGVGQRFRIAHTRAIVKAALEGVLDSVPYRKDPVFGFEVPQVCPGVPEQILTPKHTWPQPSEYDAKARELAARFINNFKKFKDIPENILAASPVVV, encoded by the coding sequence ATGTCTGTAGAAAAACTAATACGGATAAAAGACCGTGTTAATTTCAACCTGCCGGTGCCCAGGCTTATCGAACTTTCCTTGGCATGCAAAGAAGGGAAACTTACGGATACCGGAGCTCTCAGCGTAAACACTGGAAAATACACAGGTCGCTCACCAGGAGACAAATTTTTTGTGGAAGAACCAACCAGCATTAGCGAAATCAACTGGGGCCCTGTCAACCAGCCCCTGCCGGAACATTGTTTCCGAAAACTCTATCAGGATGTTGTTTCCTACCTTGAAAACAAAGAGCTTTTTGTCTTTGATGGGTTTGCGGGTTCCGACCCCCGCTGCCGGCTTCGCATACGTGTTATCAATGAACTGGCCTGGCAAAATCTTTTCATCCGCCAGCTCCTTATCCGCCCTTCCGCCAGCGAACAGGCCTCTTTCCGGGCCGATTACCACATAATTTGCGCTCCCGGTTTCAAAACAGACCCTGCCGTACACGGCACCAATTCCGAAGCGGTTATCTGCTTCAACCTTCAAGAAAAAATCATAATTATTGCTGCCACTTCTTATGCAGGTGAAATTAAAAAATCCGTGTTTACCCTCATCAATTACATCCTGCCTAAAATGAATATCCTTTCCATGCACTGTTCGGCCAATATTGGAAATAACGAAGACGTCGCCCTGTTTTTCGGCCTCTCCGGCACGGGAAAAACCTCCCTTTCCGCCGACCCCGGCAGACGGCTGATCGGGGACGATGAACACGCCTGGTCCAGGCATGGCATTTTTAATATTGAAGGCGGCTGCTATGCCAAGTGCATCGGTTTAAACGCCGCCGACGAACCGCAAATTTGGAATGCCATTCGCTTCGGAACGGTACTGGAAAACGTTGTTGTTGACGAAACATCCCGCACAGCCGATTACAGCTCCAGGGTAATCACTGAAAACACACGGGCAGGATACCCCATTGAATACATCCCGGACCCCGTTATCCCGGGAATAGCCGGTCATCCGCAGACAATTTTTTTCCTTACCGCCGACGCTTTCGGTATTTTACCGCCAATTGCCCGGCTTAACAGGGAACAGGCCATGTACCATTTTCTCTCCGGTTACACAAGCAAACTGGCGGGAACCGAACGGGGGATTGAGGAACCACAGGCAACCTTTTCCGAATGTTTCGGGGCTCCTTTCCTTCCTCTCTCCCCTGTAGTTTATGCCAATCTCCTCGGTAAAAAACTCGCCGAGCACAAAACAAGGGTATTCTTGGTCAACACCGGCTGGACCGGCGGTCCTTACGGGGTCGGCCAGCGTTTCAGAATAGCTCACACACGGGCTATTGTTAAGGCCGCGCTGGAAGGGGTTCTTGATAGCGTCCCTTACCGGAAGGACCCGGTTTTTGGTTTCGAAGTGCCGCAGGTCTGCCCCGGCGTGCCCGAACAAATCCTCACACCTAAACACACCTGGCCCCAGCCATCCGAATACGATGCAAAGGCCCGTGAACTTGCCGCCCGCTTTATCAATAATTTCAAGAAATTCAAGGACATCCCGGAAAATATCCTCGCCGCCTCACCTGTTGTTGTTTGA
- a CDS encoding secondary thiamine-phosphate synthase enzyme YjbQ — MKHYRKELWFETKKRREFLNITPLVEKCLKESGIREGLLLCNAMHITASVFINDDETGLHQDFEEWLEKLAPEKPHSQYRHNGYEDNADAHLKRSVMGREVVVAVTGGRLDFGPWEQIFYGEFDGRRRKRVLVKIIGE; from the coding sequence GTGAAACACTACCGCAAAGAACTGTGGTTTGAAACAAAAAAAAGGCGGGAATTCCTGAATATCACGCCCCTGGTTGAAAAATGCTTGAAGGAAAGCGGTATCCGGGAAGGCCTGCTGCTCTGCAACGCCATGCATATCACGGCCAGCGTTTTTATAAACGATGATGAAACCGGCCTTCACCAGGATTTCGAGGAATGGCTGGAGAAGCTGGCTCCGGAAAAACCTCATTCCCAGTACCGCCACAACGGGTATGAAGACAATGCCGATGCGCACCTCAAACGTTCGGTCATGGGCCGGGAGGTCGTGGTGGCTGTAACAGGCGGGCGGCTTGATTTCGGCCCCTGGGAGCAAATTTTTTACGGGGAATTTGACGGTAGGCGGAGGAAAAGGGTCCTGGTAAAAATAATTGGGGAGTAA
- a CDS encoding HD domain-containing protein, protein MKRLAFLIMAIIFIYLSTVYNKRFDLTGLIAVRWFYLLCLLLIIYIVFDYFYEKNHVREKDVLLKNLFSNVPCFLVAVSPRFDILMINEKAGRLVGAKPSKLIGKKCYEVFGSEYICSDCLVKKTFQTREIHKGNKKISVSKEMELYVEQTAIPIFDNKGSIKYALEITLDMTMKMELEKEKHDTYLQTVISMSKLIESRDNYTGSHSMRVCNIATTIGRKMNLSSEVIRDISISAILHDIGKIGIPEAILQKPGKLSDDEFEIIKMHPVIGYNALKNIKFLSNVAEYILYHHERYDGKGYPYGKQGNEIPLASRILCVADVYEALISERVYRQAVTHKEAIDIIYKEKGKMFDPLIVDVFVGIIKDNQKAIEETATESIFLDVEIRS, encoded by the coding sequence ATGAAACGTTTAGCATTTCTTATCATGGCCATTATTTTTATTTATTTATCAACAGTTTATAACAAAAGATTTGACTTAACGGGATTAATTGCAGTAAGGTGGTTTTATTTATTGTGTTTATTGCTAATTATATATATTGTTTTTGATTATTTTTATGAAAAAAATCATGTTCGAGAGAAAGATGTTTTGCTCAAAAACCTATTTTCAAATGTGCCTTGCTTTCTAGTTGCCGTATCGCCGAGATTTGATATTCTAATGATAAATGAAAAAGCAGGAAGGCTGGTAGGGGCAAAACCTTCTAAATTAATCGGGAAAAAGTGTTATGAAGTTTTTGGGTCAGAATACATATGTTCGGATTGTCTTGTAAAAAAAACATTTCAAACTCGAGAAATCCATAAAGGAAACAAAAAGATAAGCGTTTCAAAAGAAATGGAACTTTATGTTGAGCAAACGGCCATACCAATATTTGATAACAAAGGATCAATAAAATACGCGCTGGAAATTACACTGGATATGACAATGAAGATGGAGCTAGAAAAGGAAAAACATGATACATATTTACAAACAGTAATTTCGATGTCAAAACTTATTGAGAGTCGTGATAATTACACGGGTTCCCACAGCATGCGTGTTTGTAATATTGCTACAACAATCGGCCGAAAAATGAATCTATCAAGTGAAGTTATTCGAGACATTTCCATTTCAGCTATATTGCATGATATCGGAAAGATCGGTATCCCGGAAGCAATATTGCAAAAACCTGGCAAGCTCTCGGATGATGAATTTGAAATAATTAAGATGCACCCGGTGATAGGATATAATGCTCTGAAAAATATTAAATTCCTTTCAAATGTGGCGGAATATATTCTTTATCACCATGAAAGATATGACGGCAAAGGTTATCCATACGGCAAACAGGGTAATGAAATACCCTTGGCGTCGAGAATCTTGTGTGTTGCCGACGTATACGAGGCTTTAATTTCAGAAAGAGTTTATCGCCAGGCTGTAACGCATAAAGAAGCAATTGATATTATTTATAAGGAGAAAGGTAAAATGTTCGATCCGTTGATAGTTGATGTTTTTGTCGGCATTATTAAAGACAACCAAAAGGCAATTGAGGAAACTGCCACCGAAAGTATTTTTTTAGATGTTGAAATCCGATCGTAA